The Micrococcales bacterium genome includes a region encoding these proteins:
- a CDS encoding LCP family protein, giving the protein MHRRADASVALLLVVIAATVGILVSRQQPVVPPPDDPPGPAPRTLLVQLRDSRLLAQGSVIMGVEKDSRLANLWWTGQWWIDQIGVQEVSAAELGRKPVPYLVDTVQNQLGVRVDDAWVLDRLAFAGLVDAVSGVRLEIPQVTVYVTDDDTTAVLPAGMRTLAGAQAADYVLDASLVDEQARLQRFQAVWDQIVRRFPTDPDKARTLVVSLGALSKATMPAEQLAVLLADAHDLRITGDYDEVQVALDGQNAVRVRPAQGVRRAYALDPFATARRLSRVFDGFAGPDEPVARVASVVIRSEAVPEIRSQLSTRSWRSAWGGRAITSSTTVTVDPSVPAAQVVTLEQALGITPGKDPVPLAEARVAVAADAADPVGS; this is encoded by the coding sequence ATGCACAGACGAGCCGACGCCTCGGTAGCCCTCCTGCTGGTCGTCATCGCGGCGACGGTGGGGATTCTCGTCTCCCGTCAGCAGCCCGTCGTGCCCCCGCCGGACGACCCGCCGGGGCCCGCCCCTCGCACCCTGCTGGTCCAACTGCGCGACTCCCGGCTCCTTGCTCAGGGGTCCGTAATCATGGGGGTCGAGAAGGACTCGCGCCTGGCGAACCTGTGGTGGACCGGGCAGTGGTGGATCGACCAGATCGGCGTTCAGGAGGTCAGCGCCGCGGAACTCGGTCGCAAACCCGTGCCGTACCTCGTGGACACTGTCCAGAACCAGTTGGGGGTCCGGGTCGATGATGCCTGGGTGCTCGACCGGCTCGCGTTCGCCGGCCTCGTGGACGCGGTGTCCGGGGTCCGGCTGGAGATTCCGCAGGTGACCGTCTACGTCACGGACGATGACACCACGGCCGTGCTGCCTGCCGGGATGCGCACGTTGGCGGGTGCGCAGGCCGCCGATTACGTCCTCGACGCATCGCTGGTCGACGAGCAGGCGAGATTGCAGCGGTTCCAAGCGGTGTGGGATCAGATCGTTCGACGGTTCCCGACCGATCCGGACAAGGCCCGGACCCTGGTGGTCTCCCTCGGCGCATTGTCGAAAGCCACGATGCCGGCCGAGCAGCTCGCAGTCCTCCTCGCCGACGCCCACGACCTGCGGATCACCGGGGACTACGACGAGGTCCAGGTCGCCCTCGACGGGCAGAACGCCGTGCGTGTTCGACCGGCACAGGGAGTGCGCCGGGCCTACGCCCTCGACCCCTTCGCGACCGCCCGGCGCCTGAGCCGGGTCTTCGACGGGTTCGCCGGCCCCGACGAGCCAGTGGCCCGCGTCGCGTCGGTGGTGATCCGTAGCGAGGCGGTTCCTGAGATCCGCTCGCAGCTGAGCACCCGGTCCTGGCGCTCGGCCTGGGGGGGCCGCGCTATCACGAGTTCGACGACGGTGACGGTCGACCCGTCCGTGCCCGCTGCGCAGGTGGTGACCTTGGAACAGGCGCTGGGGATCACCCCGGGGAAGGATCCTGTCCCGCTGGCCGAGGCCAGGGTGGCCGTGGCTGCTGATGCCGCCGACCCTGTGGGATCGTGA
- the rsfS gene encoding ribosome silencing factor: protein MPPTLWDREVVTIAADTRVRVERAAQAAFGKKAADVVALDVSDHLALTDAFLICTGGNERQVDAIVDGVEDAFDEPPVRREGQGKGRWVLLDFGDFVVHVQHADERAFYDLERLWKDCPVIEVSDV, encoded by the coding sequence ATGCCGCCGACCCTGTGGGATCGTGAGGTCGTGACAATCGCTGCTGACACCAGGGTCCGGGTGGAGCGCGCCGCACAGGCGGCGTTCGGCAAGAAGGCTGCAGATGTGGTGGCCCTCGATGTCAGCGACCACCTGGCCCTCACCGACGCCTTCCTCATCTGCACGGGCGGCAACGAGCGGCAAGTCGACGCGATCGTCGACGGCGTCGAGGACGCCTTCGACGAACCGCCGGTGCGCCGCGAAGGCCAAGGCAAGGGCCGGTGGGTGCTGCTGGACTTCGGGGACTTCGTGGTGCATGTGCAGCATGCCGACGAGCGGGCCTTCTACGACCTGGAACGACTCTGGAAGGATTGCCCGGTCATCGAGGTGTCCGATGTCTGA
- a CDS encoding histidine phosphatase family protein: protein MSDPPRRLVLWRHGRTAWNLEHRFQGQTDVPLDGVGRKQAQAAARLLIALRPQHIVSSDLSRARDTAAALAARCGLEVATDPRLRETDGGSWEGRQREELLRTDPDAYRSWLAGEPVRPGGDGEARADVGDRVMAAVQDALVGADPGRTVVVVTHGGAARAVLAPLLNRPFEQLRFFGVMRNAAWSVFLETPDAQTPWSVLEYNARSLPEPAAADD from the coding sequence ATGTCTGATCCACCTCGCCGGCTGGTGCTGTGGCGGCACGGGCGCACGGCCTGGAACCTCGAGCACCGGTTCCAGGGTCAGACGGACGTGCCCCTTGACGGTGTGGGGCGCAAACAGGCGCAGGCGGCCGCGCGCCTGCTCATCGCTTTGCGGCCGCAGCACATCGTGAGCAGTGACCTCAGCCGGGCGCGTGACACCGCGGCCGCCCTGGCCGCGCGCTGTGGACTCGAGGTGGCCACCGACCCTCGGCTGCGGGAGACCGATGGCGGCTCCTGGGAGGGGCGGCAGCGGGAGGAACTCCTGCGCACCGATCCGGACGCCTACCGCTCCTGGCTGGCCGGGGAGCCGGTGCGGCCCGGTGGCGACGGGGAGGCGCGGGCCGACGTGGGGGACAGGGTGATGGCGGCGGTGCAGGATGCGCTGGTGGGCGCGGACCCCGGCCGCACAGTCGTCGTCGTGACCCACGGTGGCGCTGCCCGCGCGGTCCTGGCCCCCCTGCTCAACCGGCCGTTCGAGCAACTGCGGTTCTTCGGGGTGATGCGGAACGCGGCCTGGAGCGTGTTCCTGGAAACTCCCGACGCGCAGACGCCGTGGAGCGTGCTGGAGTACAACGCCCGCTCGCTGCCGGAGCCGGCGGCGGCCGACGACTAG
- a CDS encoding CBS domain-containing protein, whose product MKISSILTTKGDFVATVPPDASVSDLLALLAQHQIGAAVVSEDGRHVTGIVSERDVARAAHSHGSEALQRPVREIMTAVVVTCDPSATTAELMGLMTQKRVRHIPVIVDEELIGIVSIGDVVKSRLAELETERDALQAYISS is encoded by the coding sequence ATGAAGATCTCGAGCATCCTGACGACCAAGGGCGACTTCGTGGCCACAGTGCCGCCCGACGCCTCCGTGAGCGACCTGCTGGCGCTACTCGCCCAGCACCAGATCGGTGCGGCGGTGGTCAGCGAGGACGGCCGCCACGTCACCGGAATCGTCTCCGAGCGGGATGTGGCCCGGGCTGCCCACTCGCACGGATCCGAGGCACTGCAACGCCCTGTGCGCGAGATCATGACCGCCGTGGTGGTCACCTGTGACCCGAGCGCCACGACCGCCGAATTGATGGGGCTGATGACGCAGAAGCGGGTCCGGCACATCCCCGTCATCGTCGACGAGGAACTGATCGGGATCGTCAGCATCGGGGACGTCGTCAAGTCCCGCCTGGCCGAACTGGAGACCGAGCGCGACGCCCTGCAGGCCTACATCAGCAGTTAG
- a CDS encoding SGNH/GDSL hydrolase family protein, which translates to MRVLVVGDSLTFHGPDQAHPPGDPRLWPNLLAADLGGDVDVAAGVGWTAREAWWALTRDPKLWGEYLPRAQALVIAVGGMDALPAAIPTYLRQGISYIRPGWLRRRVRGVYTGFSPRVMAALGGPLRQLPQSATDHYLSRIVQAVRTWYPDLPILLLTPSPHDSSLYPTLRFHPTAVAAARRWAQAHDVVLVDIEQAAQRGLDNGWVNADGMHWGWQTHAEIAGMVSEALRAASVP; encoded by the coding sequence GTGAGGGTGCTCGTCGTCGGCGACTCGCTGACCTTCCACGGGCCCGACCAGGCACACCCGCCCGGTGACCCCCGACTGTGGCCCAATCTGCTGGCCGCCGACCTCGGTGGCGACGTCGATGTCGCTGCGGGAGTGGGTTGGACTGCGCGCGAGGCCTGGTGGGCGCTCACCCGGGATCCGAAACTCTGGGGCGAGTACTTGCCGCGGGCGCAGGCCCTGGTGATCGCGGTGGGCGGCATGGATGCGCTGCCGGCTGCGATCCCGACCTATTTGCGGCAGGGGATCTCGTACATCCGGCCGGGCTGGCTGCGGCGCCGCGTGCGTGGGGTGTACACGGGGTTCTCGCCGCGGGTGATGGCGGCGCTCGGCGGGCCGCTGCGGCAACTCCCGCAGAGCGCCACCGATCACTACCTGTCCCGGATCGTGCAGGCCGTACGAACCTGGTACCCCGACCTGCCGATCCTGCTGCTGACGCCAAGCCCCCACGACTCGTCCTTGTACCCGACATTGCGCTTCCACCCCACAGCCGTCGCCGCGGCCCGGCGCTGGGCGCAGGCGCACGACGTGGTCCTCGTCGACATCGAGCAGGCCGCGCAACGCGGGCTGGACAACGGCTGGGTGAATGCCGACGGCATGCACTGGGGCTGGCAGACGCACGCCGAGATCGCCGGGATGGTCTCCGAGGCGCTGCGCGCGGCCTCGGTACCCTGA
- a CDS encoding leucine--tRNA ligase, translating to MPDPVEYDAEAIQDRWLPVWDQIAPFRSGRPDDPRPRKYVLDMFPYPSGDLHMGHAEAYALGDVIARYWVQRGFNVMHPIGWDAFGLPAENAAIRRGVNPKSWTYENIAQQRESMRRYACSFDWDRTLNTCDPQYYHWNQWLFLKMFERGLAYRKDSSVNWCPNDQTVLANEQVVNGRCERCDAVVTKKKLTQWYLRITDYAERLLDDMAQLEGKWPDKVLTMQRNWIGRSTGAEVAFEIEGRDEPVTVYTTRPDTLYGATFFVVAVDSDLAAELAEGSGVEQEFADYLTQATKQSEIDRMSAERPKTGVFLHRHAINPVNGERLPIYASDYVLADYGTGAIMAVPAHDQRDLDFARAFGLPVRVVVASEEDPGQTWVATADDGPHINSGPLDGLGTPEAIEKVVADLQAGDRGRSAVNYRLRDWLISRQRYWGTPIPIIHCPQCGEVPVPEDELPVQLPEPEGLDLQPKGSSPLGAATEWLNVRCPRCAGPAQRDSDTMDTFVDSSWYYLRYLDPQRTDAPFDPVEARKWLPVDQYVGGVTHAILHLLYARFFTKVLHDMGMVDFTEPFASLLNQGMVVMDGSAMSKSRGNLVRLSDELAEHGVDALRLTMVFAGPPEDDIDWSDVSPAASVRFLTRAWRLSGDVTSAPGPDPAEGDVGLRRVIHRLVHEAGQAVDSFRFNVAVAKVMEMVNATRKAIDSGPGPGDPAVREAAEAVAIVLSLVAPYTAEDMWARLGHEPSVALAGWPQVDPELVKAQTVTCVVQIAGKVKARLEVDPDIGDDELQVAALAEPAIGAALAGIPPRRVIVRAPKLVNIVPG from the coding sequence ATGCCGGACCCGGTCGAGTACGACGCCGAGGCCATCCAGGACCGCTGGTTGCCGGTCTGGGACCAGATCGCCCCGTTCCGCTCGGGGCGCCCGGATGACCCGCGGCCGCGCAAGTACGTACTCGACATGTTCCCGTACCCCAGCGGTGACCTGCACATGGGGCACGCGGAGGCGTACGCGCTCGGCGACGTGATCGCCCGGTATTGGGTACAGCGCGGATTCAACGTGATGCACCCCATCGGGTGGGACGCCTTCGGACTGCCGGCGGAGAACGCGGCCATCCGGCGGGGCGTGAACCCGAAGTCGTGGACGTACGAGAACATCGCGCAGCAGCGCGAATCGATGCGCAGGTACGCCTGCTCGTTCGACTGGGACCGCACGCTCAACACCTGCGATCCGCAGTACTACCACTGGAACCAGTGGCTGTTCCTGAAGATGTTCGAGCGCGGCCTGGCCTACCGCAAGGACAGTTCGGTCAACTGGTGCCCCAATGACCAGACGGTGCTGGCCAACGAGCAGGTCGTCAACGGCCGGTGTGAGCGCTGCGACGCGGTGGTGACGAAGAAGAAACTGACGCAGTGGTACCTGCGGATCACCGACTACGCCGAACGGCTGCTGGACGACATGGCCCAGTTGGAGGGCAAGTGGCCGGACAAGGTGCTGACGATGCAGCGCAACTGGATCGGCCGCTCGACGGGTGCGGAGGTCGCGTTCGAGATCGAGGGCCGGGACGAGCCGGTGACCGTGTACACGACACGGCCCGACACCCTGTACGGCGCGACGTTCTTCGTGGTCGCCGTCGACTCCGACCTTGCCGCCGAGCTCGCCGAGGGATCGGGAGTCGAGCAGGAGTTCGCGGACTACCTCACACAGGCGACCAAGCAGTCCGAGATCGACCGGATGTCCGCCGAGCGGCCCAAGACCGGCGTCTTCCTGCACCGCCACGCCATCAATCCGGTCAACGGGGAGCGCCTGCCCATCTACGCCTCCGACTACGTGCTGGCCGACTACGGCACCGGCGCAATCATGGCGGTTCCGGCGCATGACCAGCGTGACCTCGACTTCGCCCGTGCTTTCGGCCTGCCGGTACGAGTCGTCGTCGCCTCCGAGGAGGATCCGGGGCAGACCTGGGTGGCCACTGCCGACGACGGGCCGCACATCAACTCCGGACCGCTGGACGGGTTGGGTACTCCGGAGGCCATCGAGAAGGTCGTGGCGGATCTGCAGGCCGGCGACCGGGGCCGCTCCGCGGTCAACTACCGACTGCGGGACTGGCTGATCTCGCGCCAGCGCTACTGGGGCACCCCGATCCCGATCATCCACTGCCCGCAGTGCGGTGAGGTTCCCGTCCCCGAGGACGAACTGCCCGTTCAACTGCCTGAGCCGGAGGGCCTGGACCTGCAGCCCAAGGGGTCGTCGCCGCTGGGGGCGGCCACCGAATGGCTCAACGTCCGGTGCCCCCGCTGTGCGGGTCCGGCGCAGCGCGACTCGGACACGATGGACACGTTCGTGGATTCGTCGTGGTACTACCTGCGTTACCTCGACCCGCAGCGCACCGATGCACCGTTCGACCCGGTGGAGGCCCGCAAGTGGCTGCCGGTGGACCAGTACGTGGGCGGCGTCACCCACGCGATCCTGCATCTGCTGTACGCGCGGTTCTTCACCAAGGTGCTGCACGACATGGGCATGGTGGACTTCACCGAACCCTTCGCCAGCCTGCTCAACCAGGGCATGGTCGTGATGGACGGCTCCGCGATGAGCAAGTCGCGCGGCAACCTGGTGCGACTGTCCGATGAACTCGCCGAGCACGGGGTGGACGCACTGCGGCTGACGATGGTCTTCGCCGGGCCGCCGGAGGACGACATCGACTGGTCGGATGTGTCGCCCGCGGCCAGCGTCCGTTTCCTGACCCGGGCGTGGCGCCTCAGCGGTGACGTCACCAGCGCCCCCGGCCCGGATCCCGCCGAGGGAGACGTCGGGCTGCGCAGGGTGATCCACCGGCTCGTGCACGAGGCCGGGCAGGCAGTGGACTCGTTCCGCTTCAACGTGGCGGTGGCAAAGGTCATGGAGATGGTCAACGCCACGCGCAAGGCCATCGACTCGGGGCCGGGGCCGGGGGATCCGGCGGTGCGTGAGGCTGCCGAGGCGGTGGCTATCGTGCTGTCGCTGGTGGCCCCGTACACTGCCGAGGACATGTGGGCCCGCCTGGGTCATGAGCCGTCGGTCGCGCTGGCCGGCTGGCCGCAGGTCGACCCGGAACTCGTCAAGGCGCAGACAGTGACTTGTGTGGTGCAGATCGCCGGCAAGGTGAAGGCCCGGCTCGAGGTGGATCCCGATATCGGTGACGACGAGTTGCAGGTCGCCGCGCTGGCCGAACCCGCGATCGGGGCCGCGCTTGCCGGCATACCACCGCGTCGGGTCATCGTGCGGGCGCCGAAGTTGGTCAACATCGTTCCCGGCTGA
- a CDS encoding DegV family protein, whose protein sequence is MPSIAVVTDSTACLTVDLLKQSGLTVVPIHVVVDGRTFLDGVDITSAEVAAALSRFATVSTSKPTPLQFLDAYAAAAEAGADSIVSVHLSASLSGTYDAARLAARDAPIPVEVVDTRSIAMGLGFAALNAARAAQAGADQVATAEVARRTAADSQVLFYVDTLEFLRRGGRIGKASAWLGSALRVKPLLHVVDGEVAPLEKARTANRALGRLADLAEEAAQGRRVQVAVQHLDAQDRAEGVAQRLREHLRTDVLVCEVGAVMGVHVGPGLVAIAVSPAEVP, encoded by the coding sequence ATGCCTTCCATCGCCGTGGTCACCGACAGCACCGCCTGCCTCACTGTCGACTTGCTGAAGCAGTCGGGTCTGACCGTCGTGCCCATCCACGTCGTCGTGGACGGGCGGACCTTCCTCGACGGGGTGGACATCACCTCGGCCGAGGTCGCCGCGGCGTTGTCCCGGTTCGCGACGGTCAGTACCTCCAAACCGACCCCGCTGCAGTTCCTCGACGCCTATGCCGCCGCCGCCGAGGCCGGTGCGGATTCGATCGTCAGCGTGCATCTGTCGGCGTCGCTGAGCGGGACCTACGACGCCGCCCGGCTGGCGGCACGGGACGCCCCGATCCCGGTCGAGGTCGTGGACACCCGCTCGATCGCGATGGGGCTGGGCTTCGCCGCGCTCAACGCCGCGCGGGCCGCACAGGCCGGAGCCGACCAGGTAGCCACTGCCGAGGTGGCCCGTCGCACCGCCGCTGACAGCCAGGTGCTGTTCTACGTCGACACCCTCGAGTTCCTGCGGCGTGGCGGTCGCATCGGCAAGGCCTCGGCCTGGCTGGGCAGCGCGTTGCGCGTCAAGCCGCTCTTGCACGTCGTCGACGGCGAGGTGGCCCCCTTGGAGAAGGCCCGCACCGCCAACCGCGCGCTGGGCCGTCTCGCCGACCTTGCCGAGGAGGCCGCCCAGGGCCGCCGGGTCCAGGTGGCCGTTCAGCATCTGGACGCCCAGGATCGGGCCGAGGGGGTGGCACAGCGGCTGCGCGAGCACCTGCGCACCGACGTCCTGGTCTGCGAGGTCGGCGCGGTGATGGGTGTCCACGTCGGTCCCGGGCTGGTCGCGATCGCCGTGTCGCCCGCGGAGGTTCCATGA
- the plsY gene encoding glycerol-3-phosphate 1-O-acyltransferase PlsY: protein MTYLFAAVVGYLIGSINPAAIIARIRGVDYRSVGSGNPGATNISRAMGRKTGILVGVLDVLKGFLPALAFSLWSGDIVLAEIAGFAAVLGHVTSPFLKGRGGKGVATSLGAILAIQPIWLIPVLVVFGIAFWLSRRMGIASVAGAVTLLPASLVWRDDDSEILFAAAMVGLILLRHQSNIRTAIATRFGK from the coding sequence ATGACCTACCTGTTCGCGGCAGTTGTCGGCTACCTGATCGGGTCGATCAACCCGGCTGCGATCATCGCGCGCATCCGGGGGGTCGACTACCGTTCCGTCGGATCCGGGAACCCCGGGGCGACGAACATCAGCCGTGCGATGGGGCGCAAGACCGGCATTCTCGTGGGCGTCCTCGACGTGCTCAAAGGATTCCTCCCCGCACTGGCCTTCAGCCTGTGGAGCGGTGACATCGTCCTGGCCGAAATCGCTGGATTCGCTGCTGTGTTGGGTCATGTCACGAGTCCTTTCCTGAAGGGCCGTGGTGGCAAAGGGGTGGCCACCTCGCTGGGAGCGATCCTGGCCATCCAGCCGATCTGGCTCATCCCGGTGCTGGTCGTCTTCGGGATCGCCTTCTGGCTGAGCCGCCGCATGGGGATCGCCAGTGTCGCTGGCGCCGTCACCTTGCTGCCAGCGTCGCTGGTGTGGCGCGACGACGACAGCGAGATCCTCTTCGCCGCCGCGATGGTAGGGCTGATCCTCCTCCGGCATCAGAGCAACATCCGCACGGCCATCGCGACCCGTTTCGGGAAGTGA